A portion of the Candida dubliniensis CD36 chromosome R, complete sequence genome contains these proteins:
- a CDS encoding heat shock protein 60, mitochondrial precursor, putative (Similar to S. cerevisiae HSP60) encodes MLRVNSKSSIKTFVRHLSHKELKFGVEGRAALLKGVNTLADAVSVTLGPKGRNVLIEQQFGAPKITKDGVTVAKAITLEDKFEDLGAKLLQEVASKTNESAGDGTTSATVLGRSIFTESVKNVAAGCNPMDLRRGSQAAVEAVIEFLQKNKKEITTSEEIAQVATISANGDKHIGDLLANAMEKVGKEGVITVKEGKTLEDELEVTEGMKFDRGFISPYFITNTKTGKVEFENPLILLSEKKISSIQDILPSLELSNQTRRPLLIIAEDVDGEALAACILNKLRGQVQVCAVKAPGFGDNRKNTLGDIAILSGGTVFTEELDIKPENATIEQLGSAGAVTITKEDTVLLNGEGSKENLQARCEQIRTVIADVHTTEYEKEKLQERLAKLSGGVAVIKVGGSSEVEVGEKKDRYEDALNATRAAVEEGILPGGGTALIKATKILDEVKEKAVNFDQKLGVDTIRAAITKPAKRIIENAGEEGSVIVGKIYDDPEFNRGYDSQKGEFTDMIAAGIIDPFKVVKNGLVDASGVASLLATTECAIVDAPQPKGQPAAPPAPGMGGMPGMF; translated from the coding sequence ATGTTGAGAGTTAattctaaatcatcaattaaaacattTGTTCGTCATTTATCTCATAAAGAACTTAAATTTGGCGTTGAAGGTAGAGCTGCCTTATTAAAAGGGGTCAACACTTTAGCTGATGCTGTTTCTGTTACATTAGGTCCAAAAGGTCGTaatgttttaattgaacAACAATTTGGTGCTCCTAAAATCACCAAAGATGGGGTTACTGTTGCCAAAGCCATTACTTTGGAAgataaatttgaagatttagGAGCTAAATTATTACAAGAAGTTGCTTCTAAAACCAATGAAAGTGCTGGTGATGGTACTACATCGGCCACGGTTTTGGGTAGATCAATTTTCACTGAATCAGTTAAGAATGTTGCCGCTGGTTGTAATCCTATGGATTTAAGAAGAGGTTCTCAAGCTGCTGTAGAAGctgttattgaatttttacaaaaaaacaaaaaggaaATTACTACTTCTGAAGAAATTGCTCAAGTTGCCACCATTTCTGCTAATGGTGATAAACATATTGGTGATTTATTAGCTAATGCCATGGAAAAAGTTGGTAAAGAAGGGGTTATCACTGTTAAAGAAGGTAAAACTTTAGAAGATGAATTAGAAGTTACTGAAGGTATGAAATTTGATCGTGGATTCATTTCCCCATATTTTATTACCAATACTAAAACTGGTaaagttgaatttgaaaacccattgattttgttatcagaaaagaaaatttctAGTATTCAAGACATTTTACCATCTTTGGAACTTTCCAATCAAACTAGAAGACCATTATTAATCATTGCTGAAGATGTTGATGGTGAAGCTTTGGCTGCTTGTattttgaacaaattaAGAGGTCAAGTTCAAGTTTGTGCTGTTAAAGCTCCAGGTTTTGGTGACAATAGAAAAAACACTTTGGGTGATATTGCCATTTTAAGTGGTGGTACTGTTTTCACTGAAGAATTGGATATTAAACCAGAAAATGCCACTATTGAACAATTGGGTTCTGCTGGTGCCGTTACTATTACTAAAGAAGATACTGTGTTATTAAACGGTGAAGGAtctaaagaaaatttacaaGCTAGATGTGAACAAATTAGAACAGTTATTGCTGATGTTCATACCACTGAAtatgaaaaggaaaaattacaagaaaGATTGGCTAAATTATCTGGTGGGGTTGCTGTTATTAAAGTTGGTGGTTCTTCTGAAGTTGAAGTTGgtgaaaagaaagatcGTTATGAAGATGCTCTTAATGCCACTAGAGCTGCTGTTGAAGAAGGTATTTTACCAGGTGGTGGTACTGCTTTAATTAAAGCCACCAAGATTTTGGATGaagttaaagaaaaagccGTTAATTTTGATCAAAAATTAGGAGTTGATACCATTAGAGCTGCCATTACCAAACCAGCTAAAAGAATCATTGAAAATGCTGGTGAAGAAGGTTCAGTTATTGTTGGTAAGATTTACGATGATCCAGAATTTAACAGAGGTTATGATTCTCAAAAAGGTGAATTCACCGATATGATTGCTGCTGGTATTATTGATCCATTTAAAGTTGTCAAGAATGGATTAGTCGATGCTTCTGGTGTTGCTTCATTATTGGCTACTACTGAATGTGCCATTGTTGATGCTCCACAACCAAAGGGTCAACCAGCTGCTCCACCAGCTCCAGGTATGGGAGGTATGCCAGGtatgttttaa
- a CDS encoding GTP-binding protein, putative (Similar to S. cerevisiae YPT6) — protein MSSDKSNLLKKYKIVFLGDQSVGKTSLITRFMYDTFDETYAATIGIDFLSKTMYLEEGKTIRLQLWDTAGQERFRSLIPSYIRDSHVAVICYDITNKKSFDNLDKWIKDVKLERGDDVIIVLVGNKSDLASDKRQVSLDDVEQLQIKIGAKFFIETSTKANHNVKLLFKKIAQSLPDFNQESNDKANDDHNQNNNQSETIDITIDNTAGPNSQGTSTCC, from the coding sequence ATGAGTTcagataaatcaaatttactaaaaaaatacaagATTGTATTTCTTGGTGATCAAAGTGTTGGTAAAACTTCATTAATTACCAGATTTATGTATGATACATTTGATGAAACTTATGCTGCCACCATTggtattgattttttatcGAAAACAATGTATTTAGAAGAAGGCAAAACTATTAGATTACAATTATGGGATACTGCTGGACAAGAAAGATTTCGATCATTAATACCTTCTTATATTAGAGATTCTCATGTTGCGGTAATATGTTATGATATAACcaataaaaaatcatttgataatCTAGACAAATGGATTAAAGATGTGAAATTAGAAAGAGGTGATGATGTAATAATAGTATTAGTTGGTAATAAACTGGATTTAGCTAGTGATAAACGACAAGTTAGTTTAGATGATGTTGaacaattacaaattaaaattggagctaaatttttcattgaaaCTTCAACTAAAGCAAATCATAAtgtgaaattattatttaaaaaaattgctCAATCATTACCTGATTTTAATCAAGAATCTAATGATAAGGCAAATGATGATCAcaaccaaaacaataatcaacTGGAAACTATTGATATAACTATTGATAATACTGCTGGACCAAATTCACAAGGTACCAGTACTTGTTGTTAG
- a CDS encoding DNA-binding apoptosis-related protein, putative (Similar to Mus musculus Pdcd5) codes for MDDAELNAIRQARLAELQRNATSGGGGANPSSGGSGGAQDSANDNMTITILNRVLTNDARERLSRVRIVRPDRSQAVENYIIKLYSMGQIHQKLGEKDIVQILDGLSRDSQQKQQTKITFTRKNIADDDEDDEDEDDFFN; via the coding sequence ATGGATGACGCAGAATTAAATGCTATTAGACAAGCAAGATTAGCAGAATTACAAAGAAATGCCACTTCTGGTGGGGGTGGTGCCAACCCATCTTCCGGTGGTTCTGGTGGCGCACAAGATCTGGCTAATGATAATATGACAATAACCATATTAAATCGAGTATTAACAAATGATGCTAGAGAAAGATTAAGTCGTGTAAGGATTGTTAGACCCGATAGATCTCAAGCAGttgaaaattatattattaaattatattcaatgGGTCAAATACATCAAAAACTTGGTGAAAAAGATATTGTCCAAATTTTAGATGGATTAAGTAGAGATAGTCAACAAAagcaacaaacaaaaataactTTCACTAGGAAAAATATagctgatgatgatgaagatgatgaagatgaagatgatttctttaattaa
- a CDS encoding kinesin-like protein, putative (Similar to S. cerevisiae KIP1) produces MSNIQVVVRCRGRNSQEIAAKSPIVVELTDDNFSISEPYITINQGYTKATTTTTNVSTTNTTTNTTSATPNTSASSLDTNSKRTYKFDQIYGSQADQNLIYSQLAHPLLLDFLRGINVTILAYGQTGTGKTYTMSGMDNNNKLDESSEIAGIIPRLLGELFQNLLSNTTTTDYMVKISYLEIYNEELIDLLSNNNSNNRKLRIHEKINANKVKSIGIQNLTEYTINNYNQGIKYLKMGLQKKKTSSTNLNETSSRSHTIFSVQLYQKITSLTPSGNDNEESVYRISKMNLVDLAGSENISRSGSIVKEAGGINQSLLTLGRVINSLNEKKLSHIPYRESKLTHILQDSLGGNTKTTLIATISPAQVNLSETCSTLDYASKAKNIKNAPMIGHDSEIIMKKTLVKNLAQELTLLNMDLIATRNKNGVYLDPENYDQLIQENESLKTGAKEDRLKLESLQAKIETLEYTKLENKEEINNMKQQLQSYQSKLQILETKYHKAVGLNQTNQETIYELNNKLKRAFEKSSSSAELLVNLLSNHLHTSIGLVNDSRNLQQDNKSVDQLNNFQLEFIKNLDEYKQQLGKNLQDYQLQVGNIVNEDLTNYISTFQQNFDNLLSFQQEFYTKTFEVIQDFKIINEKLSGFLKDDYLHNIETNLNSKLATILGENLPIVVDNLKKLMTKELELTMNNVITKYKTVSNEEISKERENVLKMENSWNSQINNLLPKLETDLNNNNKFHQNCQENLQNIINSNDICDKINKFQQDNSQLDILNDFDLKPKLTSSINVISNDIQKYQDQMNNNLNKINEELTQIQQFDANTMKISPIKECSRIPITSMNITNNQFKPIKLHRSNTTCGDSNEKSLSPTRIPTLQRSKTITNSEDILHDLDSGTPIATATATKKRKILQTMDNLL; encoded by the coding sequence ATGTCAAATATACAGGTTGTTGTTAGATGTCGAGGAAGGAATTCTCAAGAGATTGCTGCTAAATCTCCTATAGTTGTTGAATTGACTGATGATAACTTCTCTATCAGTGAACCATATATTACCATCAATCAAGGTTATACCAAGGCAACAACTACCACCACTAATGTttccaccaccaacaccaccacaaaTACAACATCTGCAACACCAAATACAAGTGCTTCATCTTTAGATACAAACCTGAAACGAACATACAAGTTTGATCAAATCTATGGTTCTCAAGCAGATCAAAATCTAATCTATTCTCAACTTGCTCATCCTTTACTTTTAGATTTTTTACGAGGGATAAATGTTACTATTTTAGCATATGGACAAACTGGTACGGGGAAAACTTATACTATGAGTGGGAtggataataataataaacttgATGAAAGCTCAGAAATAGCAGGAATCATCCCCAGATTATTAGGtgaattatttcaaaatttattatccaATACCACCACAACTGATTATATGGtgaaaatttcatatttggaaatatataatgaagaattgattgatttattgagtaataataatagtaataatcGAAAATTACGAATTcatgaaaaaataaatgcCAATAAAGTGAAATCTATTGGGATACAAAATTTAACTGAATATACTATAAACAATTATAATCAAggaattaaatatttaaaaatgggattacaaaaaaagaaaaccagTAGTACCAATTTAAATGAGACATCATCACGTTCACATACTATTTTTTCAGTACaattatatcaaaaaataacatCGTTAACACCATCGGGAAACgataatgaagaatcaGTTTATCGAATTTCGAAAATGAATTTAGTTGATTTGGCTGGTTCAGAAAATATTAGTCGATCAGGGTCTATAGTCAAAGAAGCTGGAGGGATAAATCAATCTTTATTAACTTTGGGTAGagtaataaattcattgaatgaaaaaaaattactgCATATTCCTTATCGAGAATCGAAATTAACTCATATTTTACAAGATTCATTAGGTGGCAATACTAAAACTACTTTAATTGCCACTATTTCTCCAGCACAAGTCAATCTACTGGAAACATGTTCGACATTAGATTATGCCAGTAAAGCAAAAAACATTAAGAATGCCCCCATGATTGGTCATGATTCAGAAATCATCATGAAAAAAACATTGGTGAAGAATTTGGCTCAAGAATTaactttattaaatatGGATTTAATTGCTACAAGAAATAAGAATGGAGTATATTTAGATCCAGAAAATTatgatcaattgattcaagaaAATGAATCATTGAAAACTGGGGCTAAAGAAGATAGATTGAAATTGGAACTGTTACAAGCGAAAATTGAAACTCTAGAATATActaaattggaaaataaggaagaaattaataatatgaaacaacaattacaaaGTTATCAACTGAAATTGCAAATATTAGAAACTAAATATCATAAAGCCGTTGGGTTGAATCAAACCAACCAAGAAACCATttatgaattgaataataaattgaaacgagcatttgaaaaatcttcTAGTTCAGCAGAATTGTtagttaatttattatcaaatcatttACATACTTCGATTGGATTAGTTAATGATAGTAGGAATTTACAACAAGATAATAAATCTGtggatcaattgaataatttccaattggaatttattaaaaatttggatgaatataaacaacaacttgggaaaaatttacaagattATCAATTACAAGTTGGAAATATAGTGAATGAAGATTTAACTAATTATATTTCCACATTCCAACAAAactttgataatttattatcatttcaACAAGAATTTTATACCAAAACGTTTGAAGTGATACaagattttaaaattattaatgagAAATTATCAGGATTTTTAAAAGATGATTATTTACATAATATTGAAACCAATTTAAATTCCAAACTTGCCACTATTCTTGGAGAGAATTTACCCATTGTAGTTGATAATCtcaagaaattaatgaccaaagaattggaattgaCAATGAATAATGTTATTACGAAATATAAAACTGTAtcaaatgaagaaatttcgaaagaaagagaaaatgtattaaaaatggaaaattcTTGGAATagtcaaatcaataatttattaccaAAACTAGAAActgatttgaataataataataaattccATCAAAATTGTCaagaaaatttacaaaatattattaacaGTAATGATATTTGTGACaagataaataaatttcaaCAAGATAATTCACAATTGGATattttgaatgattttgatttaaaaccTAAAttaacatcatcaataaatgtTATATCTAATGATATACAAAAATATCAAGatcaaatgaataataatttaaataaaatcaatgaagaattaactcaaattcaacaatttgatgCTAATACCATGAAAATATCACCTATTAAAGAATGTTCAAGAATACCCATAACAAGTATGAATATTactaataatcaatttaaaccaattaaattaCATCGAAGTAATACTACTTGTGGTGATAGTAATGAGAAATCTCTTTCACCTACTAGAATACCAACATTACAAAGATCGAAAACTATTACTAATTCTGAAGATATATTACATGATTTGGATTCAGGTACACCCATCGCCACCGCCACCGCCAccaaaaagagaaaaatatTACAAACAATGgacaatttattataa